One segment of Triticum aestivum cultivar Chinese Spring chromosome 2A, IWGSC CS RefSeq v2.1, whole genome shotgun sequence DNA contains the following:
- the LOC123189965 gene encoding probable metal-nicotianamine transporter YSL9 → MASLLVAPGRRRKQPRPGLPMALHQRDDAGESSDGRGKAALCDDGAEPGAPAHAAGRVPPWTEQLTLRGLVVSVAVGTMYSVIVMKLNLTTGLNPTLNVSAALISFVMLRGWTQALARLGRAVRPLTRQENTVVQTCAVACYSIGAAGGFGSYLLGLNKKTYEMAGVDMEGNVGTKEPGVGWMMGFLFAVAFVGILALVPLRKILVIDYKLTYPSGTATAVLINGFHAPKGDDVAKMQVNGFTKYFAISFFWSFFQWFYSGGDHCGFSQFPTLGLRAWKHSFFFDFNLTYVGAGMICPHLVNISLLLGSILSWGVMWPLIADLKGNWYPADLPESSMRSLQGYKAFICIALILGDGIYNFTKIILKTVASMLDKSKQKSTKNGEDTLSLVEQHRNEVFVRDSLPNWLAFVGYFALSVVAVITIPRMFPELKWYYAVVAYLLAPALGFSNAYGSGLTDINMAFNYGKVALLILAAAAGKEHGVVAGMVGCGMVKCMTSISADLMQDFKTGHLTLTSPRSMLIAQIIGTAMGCVISPLTFYVFYNAFDIGNQDSPWKAPYALIYRNIAILGVEGFSALPMHCLQLCCGFFAFALVANLMRDFLPQKYGKWVPLPMAMGFPFLVGASFAIDMCAGSLIVYILHKIDRSKAAHMVPAVASGFICGDGLWIFPASLLALAKITPPMCMAFASTH, encoded by the exons ATGGCTTCACTGCTAGTAGCACC GGGACGGCGGAGGAAGCAACCCCGCCCCGGGCTCCCGATGGCGCTCCACCAGCGGGACGACGCCGGCGAAAGCAGCGACGGCAGGGGGAAAGCCGCGCTCTGCGacgacggcgcggagccgggggcGCCCGCGCACGCGGCCGGCCGCGTGCCGCCGTGGACGGAGCAGCTGACGCTGCGCGGCCTGGTGGTGAGCGTGGCCGTCGGCACCATGTACAGCGTCATCGTGATGAAGCTCAACCTCACCACGGGCCTCAACCCCACCCTCAACGTCTCCGCCGCGCTCATCTCCTTCGTCATGCTCCGGGGCTGGACGCAGGCGCTGGCCCGCCTGGGCCGCGCCGTCCGCCCGCTCACCCGCCAGGAGAACACCGTCGTGCAGACCTGCGCCGTCGCCTGCTACAGCATCGGCGCCGCCG GCGGGTTCGGGTCCTACCTGCTCGGGCTCAACAAGAAGACCTACGAGATGGCCGGGGTGGACATGGAAGGCAACGTGGGCACCAAGGAGCCCGGCGTTGGGTGGATGATGGGCTTCCtcttcgccgtcgccttcgtcgGGATTCTCGCGCTTGTCCCTCTCAGGAAG ATTTTGGTGATCGACTACAAATTAACTTACCCAAGCGGAACAGCAACTGCCGTGCTTATAAATGGATTTCATGCGCCTAAGGGAGATGATGTGGCAAA GATGCAAGTGAATGGATTCACAAAATACTTTGCAATTAGCTTCTTCTGGAGCTTCTTCCAGTGGTTTTATTCTGGTGGAGATCATTGTGGCTTTTCGCAATTCCCCACTCTTGGACTACGAGCTTGGAAACATTC GTTCTTCTTTGATTTCAATCTCACATATGTTGGGGCAGGGATGATTTGCCCCCACCTTGTGAATATCTCTCTCCTTCTTGGCTCTATTCTCTCCTGGGGCGTAATGTGGCCACTGATTGCTGATTTGAAAGGGAACTGGTATCCGGCAGATTTACCAGAAAGCAGCATGAGAAGTCTGCAAGGTTACAAG GCCTTCATTTGCATAGCTCTCATCCTAGGAGACGGCATATACAATTTTACAAAGATTATTCTTAAGACCGTCGCGAGTATGCTTGACAAATCAAAACAGAAAAGCACAAAGAACG GGGAAGATACTCTGTCACTCGTTGAACAACATCGCAATGAAGTGTTTGTAAGAGACAGTCTCCCTAACTGGCTAGCCTTTGTGGGTTACTTTGCATTATCAGTCGTTGCTGTAATCACTATTCCCAGGATGTTCCCTGAGTTGAAGTGGTACTATGCTGTTGTTGCATACTTATTGGCTCCTGCCCTGGGTTTCTCCAATGCCTATGGATCCGGTCTTACCGACATCAACATGGCCTTCAACTATGGGAAAGTTGCCCTCCTCATTCTTGCGGCCGCAGCTGGGAAAGAACATGGCGTGGTTGCTGGGATGGTAGGCTGTGGCATGGTGAAATGTATGACGTCGATATCTGCTGATCTGATGCAGGATTTCAAAACTGGGCATCTTACATTAACATCACCTAGATCAATGCTTATCGCTCAGATCATCGGCACCGCCATGGGTTGTGTCATCTCACCGCTCACATTCTATGTGTTCTACAATGCCTTTGACATAGGTAACCAGGACAGCCCCTGGAAGGCGCCGTATGCTCTGATATACCGAAACATCGCGATTCTTGGTGTGGAGGGCTTCTCTGCTCTGCCCATGCATTGCTTGCAGCTCTGCTGTGGATTCTTTGcctttgcactggtggccaacCTGATGAGGGATTTCCTTCCACAGAAGTATGGCAAATGGGTCCCCTTGCCCATGGCAATGGGGTTCCCCTTCCTTGTCGGCGCGAGCTTCGCCATCGACATGTGCGCCGGGAGCTTGATAGTCTACATCTTGCACAAGATTGACAGGAGCAAAGCAGCACATATGGTGCCAGCAGTTGCCTCCGGTTTTATATGTGGGGATGGACTTTGGATCTTCCCAGCTTCCTTGCTTGCGTTGGCCAAGATCACCCCACCAATGTGCATGGCATTTGCTTCTACACACTAG